The following nucleotide sequence is from Leishmania mexicana MHOM/GT/2001/U1103 complete genome, chromosome 24.
GCCGAAGTTCATTCCTgtacacacacccacacgcacacgctccgTCACTTCGCCCTcagaggcacacgcacagataGGCAGACACAGCCAACGGGCACCGAATCATTCTCTGCAGCGACGATGGTCTTGGCAGAGCTGGGTCAGAAAATTGGACAGGCGATTCATCGCATGTCCGCCAAGTCGATGCTGGGTGAGGATGACGTGAAGGAGCTGATGAACGAGattgcgcgtgcgctgctgcaggcagACGTGAACGTCACTATCGTGAAGAAGCTTCAGGTGAGCATCAAGACGGAGCTGGCACtagcggaggagggcgccgGACTGAACAAGCGCAAGATCCTTCAGAATGCCGTCTTCAACGGCCTCAAGCGCATCCTCGACCCCGGGGTGAAGCCGTTCATACCGGTGAAGGGGAAGCAAAACGTTGTGATGTTTGTGGGTCTGCAAGGATCCGGCAAGACGACATCGTGCACGAAGTACGCCGCCTACTTTCAGCGCAAGGGCTtcaaggcggcgctggtgtgcGCCGACACGTTCCGCGCTGGCGCGTACGATCAGCTGCGTCAGAACGCGACCAAGGCCAAGGTACGCTTTTACGGGTCACTGACGGAGGCAGACCCGGTAGCGATCGCCAAGGAGGGTGTGGCGGAACTCAAGAAGGAGAAGTACGACCTCATCATCGTCGACACGAGCGGACGCCACAAACAGGAGTCGGCGCTCTTCGAGGAGATGAAGCAGGTGGAGGAAGCCGTGAAGCCGAACGACATCGTCTTCGTCATGTCCGCGACGGACGggcaggcggtggaggagcaaGCACGCAACTTCAAGGAAATGGTTGCTGTCGGGTCAGTCATTGTCACAAAGCTAGACTGTCAGAccaagggcggcggcgccctctccgccgtcgcggcgacgCGCAGCCCCATCGTCTTCATCGGCACCGGTGAGCACTTCGAGGACTTTGACCTCTTCAATCCGGAGCGGTTTGTGCAAAAGATGTTGGGCATGGGCGACATTGGCGGGCTGATGGACACGATGCGCGACGCCAACATCGACGGCAACGAGGAGGTCTACAAGCGACTGCAGGACGGCCTGTTCACAATGCGTGACATGTACGAGCATCTGCAGAACGTACTCAAGATGGGCTCCGTTGGTAAAATCATGGAAATGCTGCCCGGGATGTCAGGCCACGCCGCTACGGCGGGTCAGCAGGGCGACATTGCGCTGAAGGGGTTTATCCACATGCTGGACAGCATGACGGTCGCCGAGCTGGATGAGGCCAAGGTGAAGAAGATGATGACACCATCCCGCATGCACCGCAtcgcgcgcggcagcggccactCCGTCGTCGAGGTGCAGAACCTGATTATTAGCTACACGAAGTTTGAGGAGATCGTGAAGAAGATGGGCAAGATAAACTTCAAGGCCATGATGCAGGACTCCTCCGGCCCCGCCGCGGGGCACATGGGACAGCAGCAGATGGGTCAGCTGGCGAAGCTGCTCAACCCAAACATGCTACGGCAGATCGGCGGCATGGGTGGACTGCAGGGAATgatgaagcagctgcagcagagcatgggtgggggtgcgggtggcgcaggcgggaTGCCAGATATGTCCGCCATGGCGAACATGATGCAGAtgatgcagcagcatcagaagccgccgcggcggtgaggGATGGCGGGGGCGAACGCGAATGGCGCGGCACGATCTCGTGCGGTTGTGTGCTATGAACTGCGTGCTTGGCCACATCCGCGATGTGCGGCTTTTGTGAAGGCCGTGCTGCCGTCCCCGTTTCGGTCTTCTTTTGGTTGAATGGGAGTGCGAACTCTTTTATTATCTCCTCcaccctgctgctgctgcttcttctcGCTGTGACGCACGTCTGCGGCGACGGGGCAACCGCTGTCGCCcgcgtcgtgtgtgtgtgtgtgtgtgtgtgtgtcttgctGCTGTGATAGGCAGCATCATGGTGGTGCCCCTTCGTAGGACTCATTCTCCGGTTGGAGGCTCTAACGACGGCAACAAAGAATAACGCCCACCGCAGCCGAGGGCCATCGGTGTGGTTGGGCGGTCGTGAACAGCCCTTCCGTACTTGCGCAGACGGTCATTTCCTGCACCTCCTTTTAGTGTGACGTGTCGCTGTCTGCCGCGGGTGTctgcgacggtggtggtgttgttCATGAGCCTTTCACTCTCGGCTTCTCGGCGTCTCTACCACTCTCTCCCTTGCATGCAACGgcggatgggggagggaggggggggcagaaaCTCCAGCACCTCGCCCACATGAGCACGTGTGTGTCCCCTCACACTCGCCAAAGGCGAGAGGGGATGTAACTGATGCGTGTATCTATTAAGAATCCGTGATGTAAGAGGCATGCTACCAATCGTGTGGAGAGCTTTGGTTGTTGCTGTGGTGATGAGTACTTTAGTGGTGCGGGGCTACACACGTTCTTGCTCCTGCTTCCCTCTTGCCATGAATGGGTGCCTCCCAGTCGGCATCGCCTCCACAAGaaccgcacacacgcacacacaccctcacTGGACACGCGCATACGCATTTACCACAACATGTACGCCTCAGCACACGGCACACAGATGGCGAGAAGGTCATCGATGCTCTGCACCGCCTGTCCACTCCGGCTCTCCTGCAGCAACTCCCGTCTTCAGTGCCTCACCTGTACTCTTCACCTTGGACGCTCTTACTTCcgcatctctctcgccttctgTTCGCCAGCCATCCCAGACCTGCGCCGACTTTGCACGCGCCATTGACAAGAatagacacacgcacacacatacccgCACACCTATATATGCATCGATCTCCCGTTACGTTTCGCTGCTcgtccttttcctttttctcgGCTACCACGAGTAaagctgctgctactgctgctgctgctcgaggcTACACCGACACAACAACAGCGAGGGGTACATGCGCACACATAGACATTACGCTGCATGCAGAAACAGGGCCACTTCATCAGACCAAGTTACTGCTGGGCACGTTTGACGAATttcgcgctctctctccctccctcgctgtctctccAAGTCGTGAGTGAAGTCCATCACGGACGGTAAAAGTGGAAAGGCTGCAGTGCACGAGTCACGCCCGATGCCAAACACGCAGCAGGCGCGGACGCCTACAAGGAACGTGCGTGGGGAGGCACCGGTGCGCCATTGGTTGCTGCTTGGCCACCGCAACGTCTTTGCGGACGACTCCTCGCCACCATCGCGCACCCAGGCAGCACAGCCCAAGTCACCGAGCAGCAGTGTCAGCAAGAgcaagaagcagcagcacgggcAGTCGTTCAAGAAGGCTACCATCGAGTTGGCAGCACCGTTCGCCTCGCGCCGCGCTTTCAGTGCCGGCCGATACAAGGACGCcaatgaggaggagggcaacgTCTCCGGCATAAGCACCGCCTACCTCACACCCGCCCCGGGGCGACCGTCGCAGAGCCCCGACGAGGACGCGGGATCTGCACAGTGTGCACCAGCGGTCGTGGAGGCGCTCCAGAAGACGGAGGTatgcacgcgcactcgaAGGGAGCCTCGAGGACAACAGCACGCGGCGGAGTCGTCTGTAGTCCGGGCCACTTCACCGCTGGAGCACGctgaggatggcgcggacgCAGTGCAGATGCGCGACTCGTCGCACGTGCCAGCACAGGAGCGACCCGCGTCACTGTCGGGCTCTTTACTTCTCTCTTTACAAACTCCATCCGGTGAGCACGCCGGTGATATGGCCCCGAGCGTCGGCGTGATACGTTCTGCCACGACGATTTCTGCAGCTTCTGCAGAGAACGCCTTTGTGCAACAGGCGGACGGCGGCACCCCTGCGACCATCAAAGATGCCGGCGCCGGCTTTGCTCTCGCATGCGTTCCCGAAACACCAGACCGGCCAATGCAAGTGCGCTTCTTGTGCTCCTCGAAGCCGCGGTGGCAGGGCGCGAGGACGCCCGACGAGACAGTCATTGCAGCCAACAACGATGGGAGCGGCGCGGACACACATGGGGGCCGCGCTAACTTCATTCAGTCGCATGCACGGGACGGGGTACCCCACGAAGAGACGGGGCCATGCGTCaccccaccgcgcacaccgcacgcCGTGAGTACGATCACCACGTTCAGAGAaaagggcgaggagggcaacggctttggcggcgaggatggcgccgtcgccgacgcaTGCGGCTGTTTCAATGCCCcaacgacggcggtggtggtctGCGACCACAGTCAGGTGAACGCATCGCTCGAGCACTTGCCACCGCCTGCGGTGCTGCCCGTTCTCCCTCGAGCCAGCGCTGCCCTTAACGCGACGGAGAAGCTCTccactgcggcagcgacagcatcgttgaggagcagcggcggcagccccATCCAACCACTGACCCCGTCGCATCCGAATAACCGTGAGGAGAGCGCTGGGAACGCAACGCCACTGCGTCACTCGGATGCGGCCAAACCAGCTCTCGGGCAGAGAGGGGGCCCAGGTGATGGTGATGAAGATTGTATGCGTGTTGTGGGGCCGCACACGCCGGATGCGGTGCGAGAAGCACTACCGTGTCGGCTGCAGAGCGCCTCTCTGTCGTTGCAGGAGAGCGTCAACGCCATCAGTAGCTTCTTCACCCCAGCAAGTCGACCTGACTCTCGCAAGCGCGTATTGCCGTCGAGTGGGCGGGGCCCCAGTAGCAGCTACGGCTGCTCggatggcggcagcacacTGGAGAGCCATCAAACCCGCCGCTTGACGCCCTACTGCGACACCGATGAAGAGGATGACAGCCGTGGTATCTCCGCCTCACGGAACATGACAAGGCCGCTCGAAGAGAGTGCGCAGGAGGTAGGGCAGCTGCACCATTGTCTGCCCGTCGAGGACGTCGTGGCTGCCGCAGGGCTTCCAGGCGCGTGCTTGAGCAGCACCGACTCTGTTGTCACGCGAACTGCGACTCTGGTGCGGCACAGCGATGACCTCGCAGCGCTCTCGTCGCATGTGCAGGCGGAAGAGCCGGCTTGTCCGCGGGAGGTCGAATGGCGCTCGGCTCTGCAGTTCAGCTATGCCCTGCTGTCAGAGTACCAGCGCAACGTTTTGATGGCCTTCATGACGGCCTGCAAGGCGGCGTGGCTGCCGTCGATGGCGATGTGTAGACTGGGGTATGTGTGCACACTCGCTTACACATTGCCACGGGTGGCGGAACAAGCGCCGGCGACGAGCATCACCGTGTCGGAGGTGCACCTCCTCTTTCAACTCTACTGCGCCAGCCCATCAGAGAGTGCTGCTGATCGACTTGTTGCGTGCTTCTTTACCACGCAGCTGATGCGCTACGTGAACTGGGTGCACCATCTCCAGTTCGAGTGTCTGTACGTGTACATGGTGGCACTGCCGACTGTGTCCATGATGGAGCTGCACGAGCGCCGGCTTATCTGCATGCGGCGCGACTTGGGCATCCGAGACGCCATTGAGCTGTTCATGCTGCTCGCCCCTCGCCCACGTGCCCCGATGGTGTCTACAGGACGCCGTGTCTTCTCGACATTCCGCATGGCCTTGCACGCGctcagcggtggtggtggtggcaacGCAGGTGCCACCACGGCCTCGGCGAAGCGCAGAGAGAGTTGTAGTGCGCGCACTCAGCACAAGCCATCATCTCCGGCGACTCCGCGCTGTGCCACTGGATGCCAACTCATAGCAGACGAGGAGCGGCGACAGCATGTTCCGCCGCGTGTTGAGCCGCTCTTCGCCTCGGAAACATGGAGCGCGCCTCGCGCCACGGGCGAGGTCAGCGCAGTAACGTCTCCCACAAACCACGGGACTGGTGGCAACCACGGAGATGCGCGGAATATGCTGCGCAAGGTCGCAGGCGCCACGAACCCGCCGCCACCTGAGATGCCCGAGCGCCATCGTGGGACGCCGCGTCTGCTGAGCAAGACGAACGACAGCAGACCGGTGGCGGAGAGAagtcgcggcggtggcgtctcCTCGGTATTGTCTGCCTTGTGGCTGCCAAAGCTGATACGAAGCACGTCGCATACCGCGTCAGTGGCGCACAAGACACGTGAAGAGACGGACACAGTGGCTGCTAAGACGGACTGCAGCGAAGTGGAGCGACAGGATAAGGATGGCTTCTCCCgtcgcagcgccagcagcttaCCATCCTCACGGTCGCAGAATCACCGCGAGCTTCACAGGGGGAGCAGCAaggacgccgcgctgccgaaTGGCGGGCTGCGCGcaagggaggcggtgcagccgaAGAAACGCAGccgcacaccaccgccgccgccgacggacGCCGAATTTGTGAATCTACACGACGCAGAAGTTCTGAAGCGCTTCGTGAAGTAGCAGCGCGTGCTTGGATGTCAGAGaggtccccccccccgcacagcgcgcgtgcgtcagcgcatgcatgtgtggatggatggatggatggtCTCGCACCGATCCTCTGACGGGCACGGGAGGAACGCGGTGCGAAGCCACAGTACATCAGagcccccacccaccccaccctaTTCCTTTGTTTTCATCGGCGTCATGTGTGGCGCTCTTCAGTGGGTGTTTGCGTCCCGGTAAGGCTGAGGGGGAAGCTGCGCGAGCATGGGACGGTGGAGcggctctccctctgccACCATTGCAGCAGTCCTACAAGACCGCCCAtacctcccccacccctctccatcCCTACACCCACAACGGGTGCTTCAATCACTGCCAACGTCATCGTATGTGTTACGGTCTTTGATGTAGAGCGCACCCACTCCTCACCCCGGTCCTCtgcacctccccccaccccacccccacacacacactccgGTTTGGAATCCTCTGTCGCCCGGCTCGCTATCATATGCGAGGAGGGCAGCCGAGGAAGATCGCCCcagggatggggggagggagggagggagggccgCAGTGTCCCCGAACAGGTTTGTAAAGGCAAAGACCCATCGCCATGGCACATAGgcgtatacatatatgtatataaATACACGAAGGCAGGACACTTTATACGCGTATGTCGGCGCTGTAGTGgtggggatggaggaggaggaggaggggtgatGCCGTTACgctcctctctttctctctgtgtgccaATAGACTATCACACAGAAGCTCAGAAAGGCGCTTGAAGGAGGTTGGATGtaagcgtgcgtgcgtgtgtgccatGCCCTCCGATGCCCAacgccctcccccacctAGCGAAGGCGGTCAGGGGGTTGCGTGTGTCGGTCAGTGGTATTCTCTGCGACGGCGAGAGTGTGCGCactccctcccacacacacacacacctgcccATTCTTCActgctctctttctcccctaCATGTCACAGGTCTCTACGGGCTTAGCAAACCTGCAGTGGCGGGTAGCGAGCGcatcagcacacacacacacacgcacacactggGGGCGGAGGGCGTGCTTCGACACAGCTCCTATCGCACTGCCTTTCCTAGTGGCAGCGCAAGAGAACCCCCACGCGTCCACCTTCTTTGTCCATtctgtgcccccctcccctctacCCCGGTCATGTCCATCGACGCCGGCCTCTGCGACCGCTATGTGGTCTTCCTCGACATCGACGGCGTTCTCCTGCCGGTCCCGAAGTTCACcttcggcggtggcgacctTAgcggcacgtgtgcgcagaCCCTCAAGCGGCTGATCGCCGCCCTCGGAGGACGCGACAGGGTGACGCTCGTGCTGTCCTCCACCTGGCGCAACCACCCTGTCATGGTGGACCGGCTGAACACGTTCATGCAGAAAGAGGCCGGCGACGGCATCCCTGTCGTGTCGGAGAGAACGCCAAACGGGACGGTGCTAGTGAGCTCGGTGACGTACTACCCCGATGACCCATcggagcagcgcctcgtgcGTGATCGGGTGGACGAGGTGTACCGCtggctgcacacgcacatcacgGATCACCCAGAGGCAATTGGCGGGCGATGGTTCGCGATCGATGACATGCAGCTAGACGTGGACGAGCGCATGCGTGGGCACTTtctgcacacgcagacagacgTCGGCATAACAGAGGCGGACGTGGACACCGCGTGTGCGATGATCGCGTCCCATCCAAGCCCGGCGGAAGCCTACGCCGCGGCGGTTGCCGCCCTCACTGATccggcgctgaaggcggaAGAGATTGACATTCATAGGGTGGTGCAGTCTCgcctggaggcgcagctcgcCGCTACCACTGCGGAGCTCACAGAGATGCAAGAAAAGGTGGCGGCCCTCTCTGCCGAGAAGAAGGACCTCGTCAAGGAGCTGGCCGAGAAGCAGCGGTCTATGGAAGACATGCGCTACCGACTGGCTGTGTACGACTTTTCCAAGCGCTATCcctgcctcgccgccgctgtagAGCTGGCTAGCACCAAGACGGGTGCCGAGAGACGCAACATGGATGCCACCATCCGCACCTTCGTAACGCTTCTCATGGACCGCAAAGAGCTGCAGAAGAAGATGCGCAGCGAGGCAAAAACAAAGGTGCAGCAGGCCTCATGACAGGCAAGCGGCTGCGACGCTGATGGGGATGGTGGTCGTTGTCACCATACTCGAGCGGGCGAGCAGGATGATGTCCCATTGCGCGCCTCTCCGAGCAGCCGCCACGCGGTACGCAACGGCATATAGATTGTGGTTGTGGCAGGGCCAGCAACACAGATAaacggtgcgtgtgtgcgtgtgggtgggtgagctGTACAGACGACAAGCAGGATGAAGGATACATGA
It contains:
- a CDS encoding putative signal recognition particle, with amino-acid sequence MVLAELGQKIGQAIHRMSAKSMLGEDDVKELMNEIARALLQADVNVTIVKKLQVSIKTELALAEEGAGLNKRKILQNAVFNGLKRILDPGVKPFIPVKGKQNVVMFVGLQGSGKTTSCTKYAAYFQRKGFKAALVCADTFRAGAYDQLRQNATKAKVRFYGSLTEADPVAIAKEGVAELKKEKYDLIIVDTSGRHKQESALFEEMKQVEEAVKPNDIVFVMSATDGQAVEEQARNFKEMVAVGSVIVTKLDCQTKGGGALSAVAATRSPIVFIGTGEHFEDFDLFNPERFVQKMLGMGDIGGLMDTMRDANIDGNEEVYKRLQDGLFTMRDMYEHLQNVLKMGSVGKIMEMLPGMSGHAATAGQQGDIALKGFIHMLDSMTVAELDEAKVKKMMTPSRMHRIARGSGHSVVEVQNLIISYTKFEEIVKKMGKINFKAMMQDSSGPAAGHMGQQQMGQLAKLLNPNMLRQIGGMGGLQGMMKQLQQSMGGGAGGAGGMPDMSAMANMMQMMQQHQKPPRR